Within Aliivibrio fischeri, the genomic segment CTGATGTTCCCAACTAATTCACCCTGATAAATCATGCCGCAAACCATGCTTTTTCCTTCAGCATAATCTAATAAAGATTTAGTTATAAAAGAATGGAAGAAAACCTCTGAATCAGCATGTGGTGGCCAAGCCAACCATTGAGATAGATACGCTCGTTGCCTTGATACAATATCGAAGTACTTAGGCGCAAAAGAAGGTTCAATGAGGGCTAGATTTAATTCGTTATCCACTTTTAACGTAAACATGGTGAGTTACCTTCCATTGGTCTTACTCTCTTTAAGAGATTTCAACATAAAAAAATCACACGCAACACGGTTTGCCATTGTTGGTTGATCCCAAGCACCGCATAAATCCTTTGAATTATTTGGCGTACGAGTAAACTGACGACACTGTCCGCATTTATAAATTTTCCCATCCATTGGGTTATCCTCATCCCTGATTAATTGGGCTTTTAGGCTTTCTTTACAAACTGAGCCGTCACCATCATTTCGCCAACACCATCAACCTTACAATCTAATTGATGATCTTTTCCATCAACAATACGTTTAATAACCGCTTTTGTTCCCACTTTAATCACTAAAGAGCTGCCTTTAACTTTTAAATCTTTAGCTACCGTTACCTTATCGCCTTCTTCCAACAACGTACCGTTAGCGTCTTTAACGATCACCTTCTCTTCCATAAGTGCTTCTTCAGGGTTCCATTCATGAGCACACTCAGGGCAGATAAGATGGTTTTGATCTGGATAAACAAATTCAGAGTTACATACAGGGCAAGGAGGAAGAGACATATTGGATTACTTCTTAGTTAATGAACGTAATCTATATAGTAATAGGTCTATATAAAGAATGAAATGCCTTCATGAAGATCATTAAACCGCAAATACAAAAACGCCCC encodes:
- a CDS encoding zinc ribbon domain-containing protein YjdM, yielding MSLPPCPVCNSEFVYPDQNHLICPECAHEWNPEEALMEEKVIVKDANGTLLEEGDKVTVAKDLKVKGSSLVIKVGTKAVIKRIVDGKDHQLDCKVDGVGEMMVTAQFVKKA